The DNA segment CGACCTGTTCGGCATCGAGCTCGACGACGACGACGTCGACACCGTCGGAGGACTGCTCGCCAAGCACCTCGGGCGGCTGCCAGTGCGCGGGTCGACCGTCTCCGTCGACGGACTGCACCTCACCGCCGAGCGCGTCGAAGGCCGCGGCAAGCAGGTCGTCACCGTGCTTGTCGAGGCCGATCAGGCGCTGCTGGATGCCCGCATCGCGTTCGCCGGCGACCGCGAGGGTCGCGACGGGGAGGTCGACGAGTGAGCGAGCGAAAGCCGCGCGGGGGCACGGCCGCGTCGGCCGAGCCCTTCCGCGCGGGGTTCGTCACCTTCGTCGGGCGGCCCAACGTCGGCAAGTCGACGCTCACCAACGCGCTCGTCGGAGAGAAGGTCGCGATCACGAGCTCGAAACCGCAGACGACGCGGCGCGCCATCCGCGGCATCGTGCATCGAGCATCCGGCCAATTGATCGTCGTGGACACGCCCGGCATGCACCGCCCGCGCACTCTGCTGGGCGAGCGCCTCAACGCGGTCGTGCAGGAGACCCTCGGCGATGTCGACGTCATCGGCTTCTGCGTGCCGGCGAACGAGCCGATCGGGCCGGGCGACCGCTATATCAACGAGCAGCTCGATTCGGTCGGCCGGGTGAAGAAGGTCGCGATCGTGACCAAGACCGACACGGCCGGCGGCGCGAAGGTCGCCGAGCAGCTGCTCGCGGTGTCGGAACTGCGCGAGTGGGACCTCATCATCCCGCTGTCGGCGCTCACGGGCGACCAGGTCGACATCCTCGCCGAGCAGCTGATCGCGCTCATGCCCGAATCGCCGGCGCTGTATGAGGCCGACGCCGTCACCGACGAGTCGACCGAGGACCGCATCGCGGAGCTCATTCGCGAGGCTGCGCTCGAAGGGGTCAGCGACGAGCTGCCGCACTCGCTCGCCGTCACCATCGACGAGATGAGCACGCGCGACAACGGCCTGGTCGAGATCTACGCCAACGTCTGGGTCGAGCGCGACAGCCAGAAGGGCATCGTCATCGGGCACCGCGGCGCGCGCCTCGGCGAGGTCGGCGCCCGCGCCCGCGTCGGCATCGAGCAGCTGCTCGGCGCGCGCGTCTTCCTCAAGCTGCACGTCAAGGTCGCCAAGGAGTGGCAGCGCGACCCCAAACAGCTCGGCAAGCTCGGGTTCTAGAGCGTCTCGGCCCGACTCAGCGGCGGGGCAGCAGCCCGTGGTCGTGGGCGTAGAGCACGACCTGCACGCGATCGCGCAGACCGAGCTTCGCGAGAATGCGTCCGACATGCGACTTCACCGTCGCCTCGGTCACGAACTCGCGGGCGGCGATCTCGGCGTTGCTGAGCCCCTCGGCGATGGCGGTGAAGATCTCGCGCTCGCGCCTGCTGAGGGCGGGCAGCACGGCATCGCGCGCCGCGGCGAGCTCGGCGGGAGTGCGGGGTCGGCGGGCATCCACCGCGGGCCCCACGTGCGCGAGCAGGTCGGTGATCGCGCCGGGTGCGACGACCGCGTGCCCGCCGTGCACGGCGCGGATCGCGGCGAGCAGGAACTCGGGCTCGGCATCCTTGAGCAGGAAGCCGCTCGCGCCCACCCGGATCGCGCGCAGCGCCGCGTCGTCGAGGTCGAAGGTCGTGAGCACGATGACGCGCGGCGGCGTGCGCCCCGCGTCGGTGGCCGATCGCAGGATGCTCGCCGTTCCCGCGATGCCGTCCGCGTTCGGCATCCGGATGTCCATGAGCACCACGTCCGGCAGTGTCTCGGCGGCGACGACCGCGGCCTGCTCGCCGTCGCTGGCCTCGCCGACCACAGTGAGGTCGGGCTGCGAGTCGACGAGCATGCGAACGCCGCGCCGGAATAGCGGCTGGTCGTCGACCAGCAGCACGCGGATCGCGGTCACGTCAGCACCTCGGCGAGCTCCTGCTCGAGCGGCAGCCGCGCTCGCACGCGGAACACGTCGCCCACGTGCACGCTCAACTCGCCACCAGCGAGGGATGCCCGCTCGCGCATCCCGTCGATGCCGTGCCCGCGATCCGTGGATTCGGGAGTCTGCGGTTCTTCATGCCCCGCAGCCGCACCATTCGTCACCACGAGGTCGACGGCCTGCTCGCCCCACTCCAGCTCGAGCGTCGCGGCTCCGTCGCCGTGCCGCAGCGCGTTCGTCAGCGACTCCTGCACGATGCGGTAGAGCGCGAGCTCGCGCGTCTCGGTGAGACGCCCGCGGTCGCCGAACTCGCGCACCTCGAGCGCGAGCCCGGAGTCGCGCATCGACTGCAGCAGGGCGTCGAGGTCGGCGAGCCCCGGCTGCGGCCCGGACTCCTGCGTGTGGCGCAGCTCGGTGAGCAGCACGCGCACGTCGGAGAGGGCATCCCGCGCGGTCTGCGCGATCGTCTCGAAGGCGTCGGCCGCCGCGGGGGAGTCGCCCGCCGTCGCGTACCGCGCCCCATCGGCCTGCGCGATGACGACGGTGAGCGAGTGGGCGACGATGTCGTGCACATCGCGCGCGACCCGCGTGCGCTCGGCCTCCAGGTCGGCGCGCGTGAGGGCCGCGTCGCGCTGCGTGCTGACGGTCGCGACGGTCGCGCTGAGCTGGCGGCGGTTCCGGATGCTGCGCACGAGCTCGCCGAGCACCCACGGCAGCAGGGCAATGATCGGCCAGATCATCCACATCAGCACCTGGGCGACGAGAGACATGAACCGCACGCCCGAGACGTCCGCGCCACCGAACAGAATCATCAGCGCGATACCTACGGCGACGAGAATCGACACCACGAGGGAGACGCGTCGAGCCAGTGGCGAACCATACGCGGCCCCGCCGAAGACGATGATCGCTGCGCCCAGGAACGTCAACGGGTTCGGACTGGCTCCGAACAGGGCCGCGAACAGCAGGCCGATCACCGCAGCGAGCAATCCCACCTGCGCGAGCTCTGGTCGCACGCGGTGCAGTGCGACACCGGCTCCCACCGCGAGAGCGATGCCCACGTTGAGCAACGCGTGCAGAACGCCTCCCCACCACTGCTGGTTGAGCAGCACGGCCAGCGCGAGCCACGCCCCGAGCGCGATCTCGAGCGGGAAGAGGAAGCGCGCACGGCGCTCGGGCGTGAACCAGGCAATGGCGGAATCGAACATGTCCGCCACGGTACGGGCCGTGCGGCCCGCACCCGAGCGAAACTCGCGCGGCTCACCCGAGCGGATGACCCTTTTCATCCGAAAGGCTGACGGCAGAGCATCCCGAACCGCATTCGCGGCTCGCAGAACGCGGGTGTACCCTGAAAGCGTGTTCGGCCAGCTCCTTCTTCGCTGCCGCGACGAGGCTTAGACCCGTAGCCTCCCTCGTCGCGGAGTTCGTCGTCGGCTGACAACCCCACAACGACCAGCAGGAGCACCTCATGCAGAACCGTCAGCAGCCCTCGGGCATGCCGATCCACAAGTACCAGCCGTACCACGAGCAGCTCGCGATCGATCTGCCCGACCGTACGTGGCCCGCGCGGCGCATCACTCAGGCGCCCCGCTGGTGCGCCGTCGACCTGCGCGACGGCAACCAGGCCCTCATCGACCCGATGAGCCCCGAGCGCAAGCGCATCATGTTCGATCTGCTCGTGCGCATGGGCTTCAAGGAGATCGAGGTCGGGTTCCCGAGTGCGAGCCAGACCGACTTCGACTTCGTGCGCACGCTCATCGAGCAAGACCTGATCCCCGACGACGTCACCATTCAGGTTCTGACGCAGGCGCGCGAGCACCTCATCGCCCGCACCTACGAGTCGATCAAGGGCGCCAAGCGCGCCATCGTGCACTTCTACAACTCGACGAGCGTGCTGCAGCGCGAGGTCGTGTTCCGCACCGACGTCGAAGGCGTGAAGGAGATCGCGCTGCAGGGCGCCCGCTGGTGCCAGCAGTACGAGGCGACCGTGCCGGGCACCGAGATCTTCTACGAGTACAGCCCCGAGAGCTACACGGGCACCGAGCTCGAGACGGCGCTCGAGGTCTGCAACGCGGTCATCGAGCAGATCGCGCCGACGCCCGACCGCAAGATCATCATCAACCTGCCGGCCACGGTCGAGATGGCCTCGCCGAACGTCTACGCCGACTCGATCGAGTGGATGCACCGGCACCTCGCCCGACGCGACTCGGTCATCCTGAGCCTGCACCCGCACAACGACCGCGGCACGGCCGTCGCCGCCGCCGAGCTCGGCTACATGGCCGGCGCCGACCGCATCGAAGGCTGCCTCTTCGGCAATGGCGAGCGCACCGGCAACGTCGACCTCGTCGCGCTCGGCATCAATCTGTTCACGCAGGGCATCGACCCGCACCTCGACTTCAGCGACCTCGACGAGATCAAGCGCACCGCCGAGTACTGCAACCAGCTCAAGGTGCACGAGCGCAGCCCCTGGGCCGGCGACCTCGTCTACACGGCCTTCAGCGGCAGCCACCAAGACGCCATCAAGAAGGGCTTCGAGGCCATGGATGCCCGTGCCGCGGCTTCCGGCGTCAGCGTCGACGACCTCGTCTGGGGGGTTCCGTACCTGCCCGTCGATCCGAAAGACCTGGGCCGCACCTACGAGGCCGTCATCCGCGTCAACTCGCAGTCGGGCAAGGGCGGCGTCGCCTACCTGCTCAAGACCGACCACGCGCTCGACCTGCCGCGCAAGCTGCAGATCGAGTTCAGCGGTGTCGTGCAGGCGAAGACCGACGCCGAGGGCGGCGAGGTGACGAGCGAGCAGATCTGGGAGATCTTCCAAG comes from the Microcella frigidaquae genome and includes:
- the era gene encoding GTPase Era → MSERKPRGGTAASAEPFRAGFVTFVGRPNVGKSTLTNALVGEKVAITSSKPQTTRRAIRGIVHRASGQLIVVDTPGMHRPRTLLGERLNAVVQETLGDVDVIGFCVPANEPIGPGDRYINEQLDSVGRVKKVAIVTKTDTAGGAKVAEQLLAVSELREWDLIIPLSALTGDQVDILAEQLIALMPESPALYEADAVTDESTEDRIAELIREAALEGVSDELPHSLAVTIDEMSTRDNGLVEIYANVWVERDSQKGIVIGHRGARLGEVGARARVGIEQLLGARVFLKLHVKVAKEWQRDPKQLGKLGF
- a CDS encoding response regulator produces the protein MTAIRVLLVDDQPLFRRGVRMLVDSQPDLTVVGEASDGEQAAVVAAETLPDVVLMDIRMPNADGIAGTASILRSATDAGRTPPRVIVLTTFDLDDAALRAIRVGASGFLLKDAEPEFLLAAIRAVHGGHAVVAPGAITDLLAHVGPAVDARRPRTPAELAAARDAVLPALSRREREIFTAIAEGLSNAEIAAREFVTEATVKSHVGRILAKLGLRDRVQVVLYAHDHGLLPRR
- a CDS encoding sensor histidine kinase — protein: MFDSAIAWFTPERRARFLFPLEIALGAWLALAVLLNQQWWGGVLHALLNVGIALAVGAGVALHRVRPELAQVGLLAAVIGLLFAALFGASPNPLTFLGAAIIVFGGAAYGSPLARRVSLVVSILVAVGIALMILFGGADVSGVRFMSLVAQVLMWMIWPIIALLPWVLGELVRSIRNRRQLSATVATVSTQRDAALTRADLEAERTRVARDVHDIVAHSLTVVIAQADGARYATAGDSPAAADAFETIAQTARDALSDVRVLLTELRHTQESGPQPGLADLDALLQSMRDSGLALEVREFGDRGRLTETRELALYRIVQESLTNALRHGDGAATLELEWGEQAVDLVVTNGAAAGHEEPQTPESTDRGHGIDGMRERASLAGGELSVHVGDVFRVRARLPLEQELAEVLT
- the leuA gene encoding 2-isopropylmalate synthase, yielding MQNRQQPSGMPIHKYQPYHEQLAIDLPDRTWPARRITQAPRWCAVDLRDGNQALIDPMSPERKRIMFDLLVRMGFKEIEVGFPSASQTDFDFVRTLIEQDLIPDDVTIQVLTQAREHLIARTYESIKGAKRAIVHFYNSTSVLQREVVFRTDVEGVKEIALQGARWCQQYEATVPGTEIFYEYSPESYTGTELETALEVCNAVIEQIAPTPDRKIIINLPATVEMASPNVYADSIEWMHRHLARRDSVILSLHPHNDRGTAVAAAELGYMAGADRIEGCLFGNGERTGNVDLVALGINLFTQGIDPHLDFSDLDEIKRTAEYCNQLKVHERSPWAGDLVYTAFSGSHQDAIKKGFEAMDARAAASGVSVDDLVWGVPYLPVDPKDLGRTYEAVIRVNSQSGKGGVAYLLKTDHALDLPRKLQIEFSGVVQAKTDAEGGEVTSEQIWEIFQDEYLPSPDPDAKWGRFELLSTRTASDMTGTVSLSATLRDGDEISAVESTGNGPVAAFLSMMERQGIAIRLFDYVEHALSAGGDAHAAAYVELEVNGRTLWGVGIDPDISTASLKAVVSAVNRAIRLETPDRELVSA